CATAATACCTGGTCATGACTCTCAGCATAAGAAATACACTTCTCAGAATATCTCCTATTTGTCAAGCTCCATGATATTTCCTTCATTGACCACTCCTCATTATTTTTGTTCTTCAAGTAGTCAATCCACTTGTCAGGAATGCCCATTGCCAAACGGTAATCAAAACCAATTCCTCCCTCGGAGACAGGCCGACTGAGCCCAGGCATGCCAGAGACATCCTCAGCAATTACAGTCGCATCTGGTAAGACATTATGAACCAGACAATTTGCCAGCATCAAATATACTACAGCATCAACATCAGTTGCCTCACTGAAGTACTCATTATAATCCCCTGTAAATGCCATGTTGATTCCATGGTGATGATACAACATTGAAGTTACTCCATCAAATCGAAACCCATCAAATTTGAACTCTTCAATCCACCACCTCAAATTAGATAGAAGGAAGCGAAGAACTTCCCAATTAGCATAGTTAAAAAGACGGCTATCCCATAACTTATGGTAGCCTCGATCTCCTGTATGAAAGTAGGAATCCTGTGAGCTTTGGCCAACATCAAAGCCATTGAGGCCATCAGTAACATTGTTACTTGCATGACTGTGAACAACATCCATCAAGACCTGCAAACCTAAGCTATGGGctttatcaatcaaatatttgAGGTCCTCAGGAGTTCCAGATCTACTGCTCACAGCAAAAAAGTTTGTAACGTGATAACCAAATGATGCATAGTAGGAATGTTCCATTACAGCCATCAACTGGACAGTGTTGTAGTTATTTGCCCGAATGCGTGGCAAAACGTTATCTGCAAACTCTCTGTATGAATTTACACGGGGTTCAGAGCTACTCATTCCAACATGAGCCTCATATATTCGTGGAGCTTTTGGTTTTGGAGGACGTGGATACTTAAACTGATATCtacacaaataataaaataatggaTCAGTGAACAACTAGCTTTCATAAATATTCACTCAAAGAATAAATTACATTGTTCTCTTACTTTCAGCGGAATGATGACCAGAACTTCCTTGTGTTAAGGAACATAAGGAATTTTAAATTGCACTATACAACTGAACTGTCATAAATATATAACAGATTTTACTTTTGTcagccctgaatttgtcaaaagaaatggttcatgatcgcatacattggtggaaaaggattcatatagctgaccccacctagtgggatttaaggcttggttttattgttgttgttgttgttattttacTTTGTCTGAAATGAATACAGAATACACTCAAAACAGGATATGAATCTGGAAAAGTGTGCCTAGCCCAACCATTGGTCCttcaaattattaattttttacttCTCTATTGATTTCCAAGTTAAAGATGAACAACTGGCACCTTTCAGAAGCTGGCGGGTCCCAATAAACACCATCATATGGTGCTGCAAATCTTGTTGGGTCCACAGTTGCATATTTGATCCAAGCAGGTATTCGATCAACCCAAACTCCATTACCATGCTTCAATCGAATCTTGACTCTTGAATTGTGAGGAATTGCTGGGTTTCCACCAGAATCAGGAATCTTGATACTCCAAACACCAAATTGATTCCTCTCCATATTGTGGTTGGAACCATTCCATCCATTAAAGTCCCCAATTATTTGTGCTTCCCTGTATTACAGAAAAGAAACTCTCTCTTTGATTAAAATGGGACCATAAGTACCCGAAGTTGCAAAACTGCAAGCTACAATTCTTACTGCGCAGCAGGGGCCCATTCGTGGTAGATGATTCCACCTTCTTCCTTGTTAAATCCAAATTTTGTGTAGCCTACAATATGGAAAAGATGGACACTTAAGCCAGCAAGAAGTTAATTGAGCCATTGAACCTTAAAAGGACATAACAGAGAACAAGCTTCAAAACAGCTTATGAATTGAATCTTCCTAGCACTCAACGCAATACATTTGATTGTAAGTGGAACCTATCTGCCATCTGACTGTTAATCATAATGAGCACATTCAGGAATTCACATCCTGAAGTTTCATATGTGATGTATCTCATATGGATAGCAAATTCTAGAAAATTAATTAAGTATATTGGTCAAAGTAATCTATATCTTTATCCAGTAAGAATAGACAGAGAAAGTGACAACTACAGAAGTACTTAAGACTTAAAATATCACCTTGTGCAAAGTCCTCCAAACttccttcatatttttcaataagATTTTTTTGATCTACATATCTCTTCACTCTAAATTTGAAGTGACCTTTGAATGGTTGCAAGCCAGGATCAGTGCTCAAAATACCAATATCTTCAGTATCTTCCTCCAAAGTCATTGTAGAGCTACTGTCAGTCACAAGAGCAGAGATTGCAGAAGTGTGCTTCACCTAGTGAAGAACAAAAAACAGATAACAACTATTATACTCTACACAGTTGCTTTATGagtgaagggggggggggggacagtgagagagagagagagagagagagagagagagggactaTGGCCCCTTTTGTACTGAATAACACTTCCTCAGTACTTCCTAAATTTTTATGAATGAGGCTCTTAATGAGTCCACATGTTTCAAAATGGCTTctgattttcttgattttaaattcaaatagaaACAGTCACACAAAAAAGCTGGAATAATCTCCtaataaataaatttatcaaaaaatgatTATTCCTATCCCAGCCATGTACGAGACAAAGAACAATCAATTGTTTGGAATCATGGtgcttcaaaaaatatttaaaaaatcatgAACAAACTGATGCTCCTAAAACTGTATTAGGCATCATGCATCATGCATATTTCTAGCTGGCACCAAATTTGAACTGCAGATTTTCAGTCAACAACACATCTGATTTGGAAATTCAAACATACTCTCCAGTGCATTGAGATGCTTGATGGGGGCAGGAATGTGTGATTCCCATGTGAACTTTGTAATCCATGGGCTATCCCAACTCGTCGCTGTTTGGCAACGCACTGGTTATTTCCCGAAGCCTGTTTAAGCATTAATAAAGTGTGAAACTATCAGAGCAAGTGCAATCAGCGCATAAGACAAGTAACACTTATTCACTAAATCACCGAGCTGGACTTGGATCAGTATAAACAAGTTTACTTGcctgaaataaataaataaataataagttcAAAATATAGagtaaacattaaaaaaaaaagttcattgATCCAGTATCAAAGCTGAAAATAACCACTAACACAGCTCCTAGCCAAGGACGTTAGGCATACTGATTTGTGGAAAAATGTTTTTCATTTTCAAGTCTGCATTTTTCATATAATTAAAGAGCTTTCCGAAAAAATTATAACAGATTCCACAATTCAGCATGCCCTAATTTTTTGACAGTGGTGTTAAAAGTTGCATGGCAACACCAGATCAAGAGCCTCCAAACTTGCTCTTTCGTGGAGGACgaaaaagttgaaaaaaaaaagtgtctcCCTCCTACTCTCTGTCTTTCTTACAAACACACAGGTGAAGTAGCACTACCAAATGTgctcaaaataattaaaaaaaacagTATCTAACCAAAGATGTTAGGGAATCTTGACTTgaagaaaaatgttttcattttccatttgaGATTTTCAAATAACGAAAAAAGGTCTTTCACAAAAGTTGTAGCATATTTCCACAACTCACCCAGCTGTAATATCTTTGGTAAGCCTGAAAACAGAAATAGCTGGTGTAAATAATTACTGAAAACCATAGCTTCAATACGACGACACGAGAAGCAATGAAGTATCAACGCCCTCCTTGCCCCAACTCAAAGAATATCTAATCACCCATTTGCAGCCAAAGAAAAAATACGCATTGAACTCAATACAACCAACTCAATACACTTAAGTTCCCATACAACAAAGGGAGAACCCAGACAATTACGcacaaagataaaaaaaaaaaaaaaaaaaaaccccgcAATAAATTTATGAACATGGGATGTTATTCGAACAAATTAAATCCAAAATCCTTGAGAAATTTACTGCAACCTATAGCTTCAAAATGACGACACGAAGCATCATCGATGCGTCCCTTACCCAACTTGGAAGAAATCTAGTGACCCATTTGCAGCCATGGAAAAAAGAACACTCAAGCGAGTTCAAAATCCAGAATGAGTTCAAAATCCCAGATGGGTCCAAATtcaatttccaatagtgcaacgGAATCAAAAGAACAGCAAAATTTACCCTCGTGCAATCTTTGATCGAGGATGGAGTACTCAGAGACCAGAGAGCAGCAGAGGTCGGAGGGAGACAAAAAGATCCATgcatcgtcttcttcttcttcttcttcttccttacgCTCAGTGTCACTCATTGAGCTTCCGCCATCCCCCTTATTACAGGTTCGCGCTTCTACAGTGCCACCCTCTCTCTCGAGGAAGGTTAAATCATTGAATCAGAACCGTTGAAGTTCATCTAGTGCTGGTCGCTTTCGCATCGAAAGGTTTCCATTGCCAGAAACCTCAGCCGTGGGATACTTGGGCCCGCTGTCACGAAAAGTATTGATTAGAGTGCAAGCTAAATAAATCCGTAATGATGTTTGTGACAGGTGACTAGATGTCTACTTTTTGCATTTTCCTCGAACAATCGAAGAGTGCCATTAATGCAAATTTGTTAAAACATGTTCGTATATGGGGGAACGATTGAAGGCCTTTTGTTTTTTTGAGTATGCAATTCTTTTCAACTATAAATTTTACACAACATACCAACAAGTAAAAGCAACTTGAGAAAAAGTCCATTTCCTAACGTGATGAAAAATTCAAGATATCAATGTATATAAAGTTATCAGAagtataataaatttaatttcattgaGCATGATACAAATAAAATGCACAAAGAGAATTATGATGATAATAAAATGATTTGATAAGTtacttttatgtttttttttttttgtgaaataatataAAGTAGTTGTTTCTTTAGTATTCTACACTCGCTGATGCTGATTGTCAAATATTAGACATTTTAATGAATATTGAATAGTTGCAACAAATAATCATGAAAGCAATACTAAATATAAGTATCTCATTTTTTTAACAATCAAATGCACGAAGGAATGTAAGAAGAAAGTATAAacaatgtgaaaaaaaaaatcttattaaccaaacatggaaacaaacataatataaaacataaaaatcaTTTGTTTGGATAtaatatttcaattttcaaacCATTTTTTCACAACATTCTTGGCAATTAAATTCAATTCATCCCCAAATATGGTCATTCAAGGAAGAAGTTCATGTATTTTTGTAGTTTGAATAAAGAATGTGCACCATGggggattgatttataaaagttggAGGAGAGGGTTAACTTGTTGCAAAGTGAGAGAGAGAACACTGAACTATTTGGAGAGAGGGAGATAGAGAGGTGTTTAGGGAAGAGCGAAAGATTTGTCAAAAAAGGAAATGTAGGAATTTGAGGGTTTTTAAAGACAACAAAAAAAAGGGCATCAATTGTTCCTATCTTTTTGTGACAAGTTATATATATTATGGCAAAAGATAGAAGGTTATGGGGTGTGTATATTATTTGCAAATTGTGTCGTGACAATAATAATTTTTACCATACTTTTTTAAGTGTTTGGCAAAACAATTGCAATAGAAGACCATTTTTCATCCTGCTCTTATAGtaataatttaattttcattCAAACTTGTTCACACGCACAAATGAgctattcaatttttattttttttaaatgggttTGTTTAAACTCATAAACAACTTGTTTATGTTCACTTTAGTTTGTTTTTCAAGAAGTAAAAGTTGCTAAAATAAGTTTGAATGCAAGTAGACAAGTGTTGTAACTTTATAACACGAATTGAGAAACTAACAAGCCTTATCCGTCCCTCAAACCAACAAGGGGTAGCACAAAAATGTTTACCTGTTGTCCATTGACTATCCCTTTAAACTTAATCTTAGGCTTTGATTCACTCTTCATAGATCAACCTTGCTGAGGAACCCATAGGTATTCGAGGCATTGTATTCTCACAAATGTTTGCATTGCATAAGCTGACATTTTTTGTTTATGCTTCGTCCATTACTACTTATGCAGGTGCTTTCCTATAAAGTGGAATGCTCCCATTTCGATGAATTTTTATATCCCACGACTTCGACAGATTGCTTAACCTTATTCATTTTTTGCACAAGATCACTTGATCAATAAGTTATTATGCATTTTTTCAATAGTGACTACTTCTAGGCAAACTTCCCTAGTATCTCTACACCTTTACCTCATTTATTACCGAGCGATAATTTAAAGGTATGAGATTGGATCCTCTAAAAGAACCAACGCAGTTCTCCATTATAATATTTTCATCTAATGAAAATATTTCAAATAGTGAGTTTCACATGACGGAACCCACAAATAATATTATTTGGATAacttttatttcataaaaaaatttgatGGGGAACTTGATTTTTTTCTCCTTAGCTTGTGATCCAAGATGTTTTATTCTCAACAATGAAGTAGGTGCTTATTCATGTTGCAATGAACATCACAATTTTTACTTAAGTtagtatataaaaattttattacaagcaaaaatatataagaTCTACCATTGGATAACAAGTTTTAGATGCTAATATATGAACTACAAAGGAATTTGTTTTCTCTGTTAGGAATATACGATCAAattccgaaacctgtgagaaacaaatagagaaagaataacgccaaagaaaaattcaatcacacgcacaagacaatatttacgtggttcggaaattttgcctacgtccacggagttgcagggatttcaatattatcaggaagaaatcacagagagtgtggcgatacaattctttcgctctcgttctctctcgcggatacaaccaccaaagccctaatcacccgaaagcacccttttatatgttgcgcctagggttccgttccgaatgggctccaaaaaattTTCCGGCCCAAGCCGCAGcgctcatggactaagccttaggatagaaatctctaatcagaagaggtcgggtcgtcatccaaattaaaacataactaggctccacaaaagcccaacattcTCAATAACTTCACAATGCAATTGTATACACTTATGCGCTTTTACATAATAATAAGTAAAATCTTACTTCATTTAATCCACAAATAAGCAAAAAGGAGCAAGATTCATGACATTATATTAAAGTCTGATGCTAATACTCCATTACATTTCATTCGTATAAAAGAACCTACAGAACGACGTCGCTTCTTGACCCGCTGGCCGCTGCACTGAGTATTGATATTTTCCTTTTAATTAGTTGGGGGACTTTCCCCTAGTAGGGTTTTTGTAGCACCCCCCCTCCCAAAAAACCAACTAGGGTTTTGCAGAGGAGCAGAGGAAGTCGTAGACGGAGAGGAGAAGCAGCAGGCATAAGCCATGAGCAGAAGCTTAGGTATTCCAGTGAAGCTTCTACACGAAGCGTCGGGGCACGTGGTGACCGTCGAGCTGAAGAGCGGAGAGACCTACAGAGGAAGCATGGTCGAGTGCGAGGATAACTGGAACTGCCAGCTCGAAAGCATCACCTTCACTGCCAAGGTTCTTATACATCTCTCCATTTCCCATTGTTTGAAAACGCTTGCTTCTTTCCCTGGTATTCTTTTCTCTGATGTTTTCCAGAACCCGTAAACTGTGTTTGggaaaatggatttttggctttAAATTTGGATGAAACGTGATGTAATTTTGCACTGCATTCTGTCTGAATCGACACAATAAAATCTAGACTCCAAGTTTCGAACTCTTATGACCTACATTTTATACGCTCGGTGAGAGATACCAGTTGGGAACTTCATAGGCTCGGTGTAATTTCTCAAACACTTACGCCATGCTGGAATCATGTTCAAGTAGAATTCaattcaattatttttgaaaaaattcagTGATGCTACTTTGAATAAATAGGATTCTAAGTGAATTATGTTGAATTCTTTTGATTGCTATTTCAGATAAGAACGAATGTAAAACCAATTTCCATATTTGATCCCAGAGCTTTTCTATACAGGACTTATAAATTGGTAATAACAATATTTCGTTATAATTCTTAAAAATTATTGCTGAGGAGTTTTGATTCGCAATTCTcaaaaaatgtatattttttagACTTCCGTGTCTAGTTATTTCTTCTTCATGCACCAAACAtcatatttaatgaaaaatgagaaTTATAAATGTTGTGACTTGCAAATCCTCCCATTGCTAGTAAAACCTTAACCCGATATTTTTCCAAGGTGTTCAACATTAGTGTATCCCGAGATCTTCCAAGATGTTTGCTAAACATAGGTGTAACACGAGATCTTCCAAGGTGTTAGCTAAACATGAGTGAGTTAAAGAATCCTAAAAAACATCACGGAGAAAGAAACTAGTCTAAATGCTTtttcatgtatgtttattaaatatTAAAGATGTATTATTAGGTTATAGGCTTTGTATTATTattggtttgattttttttttttttttttgatgttttataaaatttttacgATAAATCTTAAGCTCTGTTTAAAAACTTGGAAAGcaggaaggaaaagaaagaaaaaaaaagactagagaatttattttttcttgtttggttatacaaggaaaataaaaaaggttAAACCAGCATACGAGCCTTTTATTTTACATGCCACTAAcctttagttttcttaatttatggtcatatttgaataaaatttcaattttaggtATTTGAGATAGAGAGAAAATGCTATGAAAAAAAAGataattttcttcatattttattctcttcTCCCTCCTCCCTCTTCTCCCTTTTCTCTCACAAACGTCTTGATTCGATATACATTAGAGAATCCCGAGGCTTTGTTCGGAGCTTGGAAATCATGAAGGGAGAGAAAGTGTGGATAAATTCAGTTTGATTTGTTTGCTTGGTAATCAAGGAGAAAcgagaaagaaaacaaaatatgtGGCAAATTATTGAATGAAAGTTTTTGAAGGTGCATTGTTAAGTTTCAGGGGGCGAACTATTATGGGGTTCGGGGCCTGGGGCAGAAATTAGCAAGGGATGGTGGTTGTGCAAATAAAGAAAAGCGGGGACAAAATGTTTGGATCTTTTGCAGAGCAAGGCAAGGCAGGAAGATTGTTTCAGGTGATCGAGAGCTGTAATATGTAGAAATAGGGAGTGTGGATGCTGATTCAGCAGAAGGGGAAGGAATGGAAACTACTTAGCCAAGTTTTTTTATGGATTTCTCCAATGAAAAAAACCAACAATATCTTGGGCAAGGGAAATAGCTTTGTCAGCATGGCTGCCCTACAAGTTTGAAGCTTTTATAATCCCTAGGACCCTAGCTCTTGCAAATCTAAGATTGCCTTCCTTGGAAATGCACCTGTGGGCAGGTTTTGAGGTGAAAATGAAGTTGCAAAAGAGATTGAGGCTTGGacaaaaaaataatggaaaagcATTTTTGCGTCCAAGTTCTTGAAATGTTGGATTGGCTATTTTTATCCAATCTTCAATTAAGAATGCTGTGGTAGAGTTGCTGGAGTTTGGGAGTCATAACATGGTTGTAAATAGTGGTATTGGGTGGCATAGCATGACAGTAATGTGTGTAGCGAAAGGCGGGAGTAATGTTTGTTACATAGTGGGAAGTGGTTGTAACAGCTGTTAATTTTTTTCAAGCATACACTACCATATTTTCTGTTGTTGTATTTGCACATTTTAAGCACTCAACCTTCTTAAAAAGATTGGTAAtttattttggatcctttagttcaacttactaacatTGTTTGTAAAAGGAAAACAATTTTACATTGGTTTTATGTTATTGAcagaaaaaatacatatattcTTTCCACTTTTTTCACTAATTGTGTTTGGCTTTATGACAAATAAAATTGTGAAAGAAAATGCATTAGTTTGTAGTAATTACTCTATTAATCTGTTGAACTtacaataaattaaacaaattcCATTTTTTTAGTAATTAAACTAATAAGGATCTAATAAATTTAAGCAACAAGTTATATTATATAACCTAAGTTGTAAAATTACAATATTAGAATGATAAcaaaaaactaattaattaacaTCTAGAATAAGATAAAAACTAGGGAAAAAAGGAGGCTGAAGCTGAACAATATTGAAAAGACGATATaagttaaattaaataatttcttaaaatgaACACATTGtacatgttaaattttttattaatgcatctcttgtaatattacaaaaattaaataattttttaacattATCATCCTTGTTATAATCTTATAATCTTCTGCTCTTCCTCCTTTTACATTGTCGATCGACATTGAATTACAAGGAAAAATGAGAGGGAATCagaagaaaaattatataaatagaatatgaatttttttgttAGAAACGagggtctcaaaaaatcaatttggatTTATTCTTAGGAGATCTATTACAAaaactatatatcttttaagaagattaatagaaaagtttagggaaaagaagaggaacttgcatatgatttttattaccTCAGAGAAAGCATATGTAGTActtagggaagttttatggtgggttttagaaaaaaaagggcgTATGTAGTAGGTAGATTGATGTCATTATGGATATGTATGCTGGAGTAATGATTAGCATTAAGACTACAGGTGAAGAGGctagggaatttccaatcacgacaggtgtacatcaaggatctgctttgtgcccttatctttttgctgtAGTGAGGTTCCATGATGTGCGTAGTTTGTAgttgatattgtcttgattgatgaaactaggggtagAATAGAATGCAAGTTAAAAttattgagagaattttttgaatctaaagattttaggataagtagaaataagacagaacatgtgaaatgtaattttagtaatgataagagAGATATTGGAGAAAAGGTTAAACTTGATGTTTAAGAAATCAACTACACTAGTatattttgataccttggatctattatgcaagttaatggagaaattaaagaagatgtaatgcatagagttaaagtaggtttgataaaatggaaaagtgtttcaagtgtgttgtgtgatcgtaaaatacctttaaaattaaaaggaaagttttataggattgTTGTTAGACTAATTATGCTGTATGGATCAGGACGTTGTGCgattaagaaacaacatatccaaaaaataaaagttgtcaaTATGAGAATGTCAaggtggatgagtgatataacattaaaagataaactaaggaatgaacatattcgcagtaagttaggcatagctcatttcgaagataagataagagagagtTGActaagatggtttgggcatttgtaGCGTAAGCTAAATAATGCGCCAATGAGGAGGAGTGTGCTAGTTACTATGAgcggcagtagaaggggtagaggtagacctaaaataacttagaatgagatagtgaataaaGATTTGATAGCCCTTAGTTCTTTCagaggaaattgcccatgattgCTTAAATtagcagaaaaggattcatgtagctgatcccacttagtgggacttaaggcttggtttgttgttgtcgTGTTCCTTAAGTGGCCATAATGGTCACATCATGACTCTGGTCATTACGAGCATCATGAGCTGGCAGCAGTCTGTTGTGGTGGGTTGTGAGAAGCCCTCTTGGAAGATGGAAGCTCGATATTGCTTATGTACAAGAAACCAAAGTTGATAAGCTCCTTATGGAAAGGCTGGAATGTGAATTGGGTGGTTCTTCTAGCAAATGGCTCCGCAGGaagtattgttattttttttggtATAAATGCAACATCAGAGTAAGGGATGTAATCGTTCTTTGTCATGActctttgaatttttgaatagTAATATGTAGCTTGTTTTCTGAGGTATCTATGCCGAGTTGATGCAGTCAGTGGGGATCTTTGGGTTGAACTTGCAGGAGTCTGGGTCAAATGGAATGCACCTTGGtgcttttttattttgttattatctttcatttttcttttggtggggggagggggggttaTTTTCGTTGGGTTTCAAGATGAGATTGCAGGCTGCAGGAGGATCACTCCAGCAGTAAGAGACTTCATATTTCATTGATGAGGTCTGCGTCATtgaccttcttcttcttcttcttcaagggGACCCTTTCTCTTGCCTAATAATATAGAAGTTCCTACTTGGTCAAGAATGCAAAGTTTCCTTCTATTGGGAAAGTGAGTTCATGGATTTGCTTAGCATTGCCCTGAGAGTGGTCCCTGATCACTGCTCTGTTGTTCTTGATTTGAAGGGTATGGCTGGAGGCAATGAACTTCCAGGTTTGAGAACATCTGGCTTCAAGAAGTGTGTTTGGTTGAAGAAATGGTGGATTGGTGGACTTTCATTTGATGAACAAGGAAATCCCATTTCTCGTTTGGTGCAGACACTCAAATTGCTCGGGGAAACTAAGAACCTGGATCAAGAAATTGGCCAAGATTTGTTAGACCGTATAGGGCATTAGCAAAATATGTTGGTGTAAAAATCCTAGGGAAGTTTGGTAACACAAAGGGATTGCAGTATGAAAATTTTCCACAAAATGACCAGAGTCCATAGGAGAAGAAACTGTTACATCTCTGGTATAACCATTTGAGCAGGCAGCTCTATTAGGAAGGAGATATTAAAGAGGGGATTGTTGGCTTCCTTTTATAAGAACCTGCATACTGAGACAGAACCCAGGAAGCCCTTGATTGATGGACtggaatttaaatataatatgaGGAGGATAAATGGTGGTTGGTGAGGCAGTTTGAAGAGTATGAAGCTGCAGTAGTGTCAATTCTTGTGGGGAACAAAGCTAGGTGGCCCATGATTTTCTCtacataattaaaaataaaagttggaGTTCTGGTAAAAATGATGTCATGACTCTGCTTAGAAATTTTCATGAAGAGGGTGCCTTGAGAAGAACTTCAGTATGATGACCTTTATTGTTCTGATCCATAAGAAAGGTAGTGTTGGACCTTAGACCTATCAACTTGGTGGGTAGTATTTAAAAAATTGTGGCAAAGGTGTTGGTGTTTAGGCTCAAGAAGGTTGGTGTTTGGGTTGTTTCTAATTTACGGTATGCATTTGTTCCTGGTTAACAAATTCTGGATGCAGACCTCATGCTAATGAGTGCACTGGTTCATgtggaagagaagaagaagatgagccAACTTATGCAAGTTTGGTATCTAGACGGCTTAGTCCCCCATGTCTCTTGGTGGGAATGGGTTCTAGAAGTAAGGCTTAGCTCCCGACCTCCCCCTCCTGGAGCTAttagaaagggaaaaaaaaaaaaggttttgagCATATGATAAAAAAGTTGTAagattcttgaaaatatttgaaatgacTAAAATGGATTAGTATtgttaggaaatataattaatgcattgataattttgtaataataataataaaaaaactaagGACAATCATGGAATAAAATAATTTGTTGGAAAGCGCTTGCTTTAAGATTTTAAAAGCTTCAAATTTGTAACTTCTAAAAGTTCAACATAGTGAATCTAGCTTTTTGAAAGCTGAAAATTCTTTTTGCCCAAAAGGGGGCAGGGGGGTGGGGGACTTGCCCTAAGTGGATTAATTGTGTGTCAACGCAAAATTGTTTGCGTCTTTGAGTGGCTTTTACCCTATTTTTCGCTTTAT
The sequence above is a segment of the Malania oleifera isolate guangnan ecotype guangnan chromosome 8, ASM2987363v1, whole genome shotgun sequence genome. Coding sequences within it:
- the LOC131162196 gene encoding 1,4-alpha-glucan-branching enzyme 1, chloroplastic/amyloplastic-like — its product is MHGSFCLPPTSAALWSLSTPSSIKDCTRASGNNQCVAKQRRVGIAHGLQSSHGNHTFLPPSSISMHWRVKHTSAISALVTDSSSTMTLEEDTEDIGILSTDPGLQPFKGHFKFRVKRYVDQKNLIEKYEGSLEDFAQGYTKFGFNKEEGGIIYHEWAPAAQEAQIIGDFNGWNGSNHNMERNQFGVWSIKIPDSGGNPAIPHNSRVKIRLKHGNGVWVDRIPAWIKYATVDPTRFAAPYDGVYWDPPASERYQFKYPRPPKPKAPRIYEAHVGMSSSEPRVNSYREFADNVLPRIRANNYNTVQLMAVMEHSYYASFGYHVTNFFAVSSRSGTPEDLKYLIDKAHSLGLQVLMDVVHSHASNNVTDGLNGFDVGQSSQDSYFHTGDRGYHKLWDSRLFNYANWEVLRFLLSNLRWWIEEFKFDGFRFDGVTSMLYHHHGINMAFTGDYNEYFSEATDVDAVVYLMLANCLVHNVLPDATVIAEDVSGMPGLSRPVSEGGIGFDYRLAMGIPDKWIDYLKNKNNEEWSMKEISWSLTNRRYSEKCISYAESHDQAIVGDKTIAFFLMDKEMYSGMSCLTEAPPTIERGVALHKMIHFITMALGGEGYLNFMGNEFGHPEWIDFPREGNGWSYEKCRRQWDLVDADHLRYKFMNAFDRAMNLLDEKFSFLSSSKQIVSSTNEEDKVIVFERGDLVFVFNFHPDNTYEGYKVGCDFPGKYRVALSSDAWAFGGHGRVGHDVDHFTNPEGIPGVPETNFNNRPNSFKVLSPACTCVVYYRVEENSEETDDCEFTDANEKAAADMVATEESLEKSASVEEHIFSSKRGLAKETGEGTSND